In the Arachis ipaensis cultivar K30076 chromosome B10, Araip1.1, whole genome shotgun sequence genome, one interval contains:
- the LOC107623421 gene encoding CBL-interacting serine/threonine-protein kinase 12: MAGVVSKQPMSTTTTPNKKDSTSSSSSNLLLGRFEIGKLLGHGTFAKVYCAKNVKTGEWVAIKVIDKEKILKGGLVAHIKREISILRRVRHPNIVQLFEVMATKTKIYFVMEYVRGGELFNKVAKGRLKEEVARKYFQQLISAVGFCHERGVYHRDLKPENLLLDENGNLKVSDFGLSAVSDQIRQDGLFHTFCGTPAYVAPEVLGRKGYDGAKVDLWSCGVVLFVLMAGYLPFHDQNVMQMYKKIYKGEFRCPRWFSPDLANLLTRLLDTKPETRIAIPEIMQNKWFKKGFKQIKFYVEDDRLCSFDDTENMIMEDHNVNSINSSNHPSNISNCGDDDNASVSDYAESDSEVEIKRRHSVSNPPLPRPASLNAFDIISFSKGFDLSGLFEEKGDEARFVTSAPVGKIISKLEEIAHLVRFSVRKKDCRVSLEGTREGLTGPLTIAVEIFELTPKLVVVEVKKKGGDRAEYERFCNIELRPGLMNLMKEEESCSSSFSSSASPANGISSDSTPHYHHHHPPLLRVLSEPANKISSALDDPVEYRPPASEA, from the coding sequence ATGGCGGGTGTGGTTTCGAAGCAGCCCATGAGCACCACCACAACACCCAACAAAAAAGACTCAACGTCGTCGTCATCATCGAACCTCCTGCTAGGTCGGTTTGAGATCGGAAAACTGCTAGGTCACGGAACATTCGCGAAGGTGTACTGCGCAAAGAACGTGAAAACCGGAGAATGGGTGGCAATAAAGGTGATAGACAAAGAGAAGATCCTAAAAGGAGGGCTGGTGGCGCACATCAAGCGCGAGATCTCAATCCTCCGGCGCGTCCGCCACCCTAACATCGTTCAGCTCTTCGAGGTAATGGCAACCAAAACCAAAATCTACTTCGTCATGGAATACGTCCGCGGCGGCGAGCTCTTCAACAAGGTTGCAAAAGGAAGACTCAAAGAAGAAGTCGCCAGAAAGTACTTCCAGCAATTAATCTCCGCCGTCGGATTCTGTCACGAGAGAGGCGTCTACCACCGCGACCTCAAACCCGAGAATCTCCTCCTCGACGAGAACGGTAACCTTAAGGTCTCCGATTTCGGCCTCAGCGCCGTCTCCGATCAAATTCGCCAGGACGGTTTGTTCCACACGTTCTGTGGGACTCCGGCCTACGTGGCACCGGAGGTTCTCGGTCGAAAGGGCTACGACGGCGCAAAAGTTGATCTGTGGTCTTGCGGTGTCGTTTTGTTCGTTTTGATGGCAGGGTACTTGCCGTTTCACGATCAGAACGTGATGCAGATGTATAAGAAGATCTACAAAGGTGAATTCCGGTGCCCTAGGTGGTTCTCCCCTGATCTCGCCAATCTCCTCACCAGGCTCCTCGACACTAAGCCCGAGACGCGGATCGCCATTCCCGAAATCATGCAGAACAAGTGGTTCAAGAAAGGCTTCAAGCAAATCAAGTTCTATGTCGAAGACGATAGGCTCTGTAGTTTCGATGATACTGAAAACATGATCATGGAGGATCATAATGTTAATAGCATTAATAGCAGTAATCATCCTTCTAATATCAGTAACTGCGGAGACGATGACAACGCTTCTGTTTCGGATTACGCTGAATCTGATTCTGAGGTTGAGATTAAGAGAAGACATAGCGTTAGCAATCCTCCTTTGCCTCGGCCTGCGAGTTTGAATGCGTTCGACATAATTTCGTTTTCCAAGGGATTCGATCTCTCTGGATTGTTCGAGGAGAAAGGGGACGAGGCCAGGTTTGTGACGTCGGCGCCGGTTGGGAAGATTATATCGAAATTGGAGGAGATTGCACACTTGGTTAGATTCTCGGTGAGGAAGAAGGATTGCAGGGTGAGCTTGGAAGGAACAAGGGAAGGTTTGACGGGTCCATTGACGATTGCTGTTGAGATATTCGAGCTGACACCGAAGCTTGTAGTGGTTGAGGTGAAGAAGAAAGGAGGAGACAGAGCAGAGTATGAGAGGTTCTGCAACATTGAATTGAGGCCTGGCTTGATGAACTTGATGAAAGAGGAGGAATCCTGTTCATCCAGTTTTAGTAGCTCTGCTTCTCCTGCCAATGGAATTAGCAGCGATTCTactcctcattatcatcatcaccatcccCCATTGCTGCGTGTGCTTTCAGAACCTGCCAATAAGATATCTTCTGCTTTGGATGATCCTGTTGAGTATCGACCTCCAGCTTCAGAGGCTTAA
- the LOC107619945 gene encoding mavicyanin-like, producing the protein MDNRFRSCSLLFSVSLIIILCVPSRVNCTEFEVGGHNGWVVPKSRNNDQMYNQWASQNRFKVDDTLRFKYSKDSVLVVSEEEYESCRSTKPMFFSNNGDTVFKFEHPGVYYFISGVSGHCVRGQKMIVKVLAEHNPKPEPLYSHSPAPAPAFTSAPSPSHHSRAGRSIPLLSITNLSLFLILLVLVLFV; encoded by the exons ATGGACAATCGATTCAGAAGTTGTTCATTATTATTTTCGGTTTCCTTGATTATTATATTGTGTGTGCCGTCAAGAGTGAATTGTACTGAGTTTGAAGTTGGGGGTCACAATGGCTGGGTTGTTCCTAAGTCAAGAAACAACGATCAAATGTATAATCAATGGGCATCCCAAAACAGATTCAAAGTTGATGACACTCTTC GTTTCAAGTATTCTAAAGATTCGGTGTTGGTGGTGAGTGAAGAGGAGTATGAAAGCTGCAGATCCACGAAGCCAATGTTCTTCTCTAACAATGGTGACACTGTCTTTAAATTTGAGCATCCTGGAGTGTACTACTTCATTAGCGGGGTTAGCGGCCACTGTGTCAGAGGACAGAAAATGATTGTCAAGGTTTTGGCCGAACATAATCCAAAGCCAGAGCCACTATATTCACACTCACCGGCACCGGCACCAGCATTTACATCTGCACCTTCTCCTTCTCATCATTCTCGTGCGGGAAGATCAATTCCTCTCCTCAGCATAACCAACTTGTCGCTCTTTCTTATCTTACTTGTTCTCGtgctttttgtttga